ATTCTCCAGTCAGCAGTTTGGGCAAAAGAGAAGAAGCTCAAGAATTTTAGTATCGAGGGAGATTGTGAAAACTTATTCAACTATCTACAAGGAAAAAATTCAGACACTTCTTAGCGCAATAAAGCTATTTTGGATGAAGCAAATAGGATTGCGAGACAATGTACCAACTTTCTGGGTTTTCACTTTGTTCACAGATCAGGAAATATGACTGCTGATACTTTAGCTAAGTTCGCCAAAACTTTTAATTCAGTTTTAGATTGGGAGACTATTCCTCCAACTTGTATTCAGCATAACTtatcagtagataaatctaatactAGGAGGGACAGCTAAACCccatattagatggctctactgaTTTTGTGTCACGGACTCATTTAGAGCCCTAGTTTTTAATAAAACACCTtgtttacaaaagaaaaaaaaaatgaaagaaagatATTCTTGGTCATGGTGTtggatgataaaaaaaaagaaaaagagaaagaataaaaataatgttAGTATGATGCACGCACAAATGACCAAGGAGATTAAGGCTCCGGGCAGAGGTGTAAAATGTATTGGCCCAACACAGCCCAGCTCACGAAATCACGTGCTTAGTGTGTTACATGTTGTATTGTTCCATAAGTTCAGACATGCTGTGTTGTGTCGTGTTAATGACAAGTTGTGATGTTCCTGCTGTACCGTGTTGTGCTAACACATTTATTTCGTGTTTTTCAAAGTAAATATTTTTAAGGTATAATTAGTCTACGTATTATTATAGAAATAAATCAGCATAATgaaaataaaatgtcaaaaactggctaaaattaaaaaaaataattgggaAATGTGCATGAAATATAATGTATTATACTATTGTGTAATATTTTATACATGTTTTGACATGTTATCTTCACGTGTTGTTGTACTGTTGTGCCGCGTGCTTACACATGCTACATGTTATGCCGTGTTGATGTGTATATTTGTCTGGcacatcattttattttattttccacaaAGAGCATCTTATCAGAAAGGCAAGAAAAAAGAATGAGGGGACTAGGCCAATACCTCaaaagacaagagaaagagaCAACAAATGAAATCGGAAACACGAAAAAACAAGATACAAATTATCTTTGTTGGCACGTCACATTAAGCTAACATGATGCGTATGTGCCGTGACAGATCACGTGTTGGGATGTGTTATGCTCGAATTCTAGCGTCCTGAGTTATGCCATAAACATGGTGGCCTAGCCCAATTTACACCTCAAGCCCGGGTATTAGGGTTGTGCTATTGGAGACTCAACAATACCACACACAGCTATTGTTACACAGTTATTGGCATGCTTCTCTAGCAGCAGAAATGTTAACAGTATAGAAAACGACCCTGAGAGACAATAAGATCGGATAATATCGTTTTCCCTCTTCATCTACTCTCTCCACACTCTCTAGTCTCTCTAGCTAGACTCTGTGTCCTCTAGTGTGGCGTAGCATCTGATGGTAAGTACAATTATCAGAGATCAATGGCAGAACCGATAGGTAAAAGACTAAACCGTCATGGTCTGTTAAAGGAGTCTGTCTTATTACAtattcctttcttcttcttcttcttcttcttcatctatctTATATCAACTTGTACCGGACTAATACACCCTCATGTTTGTTTGAACTTTGAATGGATAGAATAGATaggcatcttttttttttcttttatgtaaGTGGACAAATGTTGGATAATTTAGTGTACACTGGTTGATGCTCTACTTAGACATTGGATGGCTTAATACAATGGCCCTATCTTTATCCATTTCTATCTAAGTATATACTGATTCCTTGAGGTCCATAACATGCTCTACTAAGATGATAGAGTCGCAGTGTTCTTTGGTAATAACATTTTTTATATTTCTTTGACATATGAACCCGAAACGATATTTAGTTATTTGACGAATTAAAATGGAGAAAGAGTAACCAAGAACCGGTGCCAAATTGGAACACCTCTACCTCTATAGTAATAGTCTATTGCACATGCCAAGCAAGGATGGGGTAGTGTTTGTTAGGTTTTCCTTTTAAAGCACGTCGAACCGACAATAAGGACGGACACAGCCGTCTAATAACCCCAACAACTGTTAAAGCCTGCTCTCTTTGTCCCCAACGCCTGAACCAaacaaatttaaatttaaatcCCAAGTATTAATAGTAACATGTTTTTCCAGttaaatcaaaaaatattctttttttctCTCGACTCCCCCAACAAACTAgataaataaacaaaccctaaactttttAAGACCTCGCCCCACTAAATCCCAGTCCActtgaaaataataaacaaacacTCCCTTAATAGTAGTAACCCTTGACGTGTATTCTCTCTTTATAAATACTCACCTTGCTTCATTCTTCACACTCACCCTCCATCCCTTCACTGCTTTCTCTAGAAAACATACACTCTCtctttactttttcttttctctgcCAGTCagttatttcttttctttcattttttgtgAGAAGATGCATTATCAAGCAGAATCATGGGGTTCATATCTGGCAACACCAAGGAGTAACAACAACATGAGTAACGGAGGAGGAGGAGGGATGGATGCATTTGAAAGGATTGAAAGACTTGCAAATGCAAGTGCTGTGGTCATCTTTTCAGTAAGTTCATGCTGTATGTGTCATGCTATTAAGAGATTATTCTGTGGTATGGGTGTGAATCCAACTGTTTATGAACTAGATGAAGATCCAAGAACAGGTAAAGATATTGAGAAAGCTTTGATGAGTTTGTTAGGCACTTCTTCTGCTGTTCCTGTGGTTTTTATCGGTGGTAAACTTATTGGTGCCATGGATAGAGTTATGGCTTCTCATATTAATGGTACTCTTGTTCCTCAACTTAAAGAAGCTGGTGCTCTTTGGCTCTAGTCTAGATTCCAGGGTTTTATTTACAGTCCTGCTGAGAAAAACAAAGTAAGTTATTAGTAGATAGCTAGTGCAtcagagattaacaaaaatgaaaGAAGGGAGGAGATGGTTTAGTGTTTCTTTCTCCACCATTTTGGATACTTTATTTAGCTTAGTGTTGGTTCTTCTTTAAATTTCTAAGGTTCTGAGTCTGCTGGGGTTGTGGGATGTTTTTATCTTTTGATATTTGCAACAGAGAGATATGTAATTTGCTATCTATCCCTATACTCTGTAtagaaaaattaacaaaaaaaaaattgaaaaaaaaatcttcatcttTGTTTTTTGTTATGTTCTTTACAATCTGTTGTATGTGTATCTGTCTCATTATAATGCGTTTACAGTGTCGTTTCTTCAGTGTTGTGGTTCTTGTTTCTCAGAGTGACGCTGCTTAATTAGTTATGTGTAGAAAGAAAGGTACCTGTTTTTGTTTACGCCTATAAAATTTGCTAAGAATGTCGTTTCTCTCCGTTattataatagtaataataatatcCGTACCGGATTATGAGTGGGGCCAATTCTAACGAGACCGTTGCGTCATCTTATTCAAAAGCAAACTTTTATTTTCCATGAGTGTACAACACTTTCTTTCGACATCATCGAGGGATCTTTCGTATGTTTTGAAATCCAACGGCTTTAAATCAAAGGTGGTTTGTACCCTCTTTATAACTGTGGTGTACAAACAAGTTGTGCCAGCGTGAGAAAGTAAATGAGGTTGTTGCTAGTGGTGGAATAGAGTGGGACCCATTTCACTCGCGTGAGGTTTGGATTCTCTTTTCACCGGTACACGTCACACACTAATCCGTACGGGGAAACCGTTTGCTCTCTCAACTGACAAATATATTCTTCTCTACTACTGTTCTGCCAAGTGTCACTGCAAAAACCAGCTTAAGGTTAGGATTCTCTGTAGGACCCACACAGATATTTCGGATTGAAACAAGAAAACAGAAGAGAGTGATCCAATCCGTAGATTTATAACGTCGGTAGATCAAGCCCACCTGGAGTATGAAATATTTTGAAGCTcagtaaaaataaaagaaaaaaataaagggcCAAAAATGAAACTTCTGAAAAGAGAGGAGTACTGAGATGAAATGGAGGGTTTACTGTTACAATGGGTATTCGGTCTAAATATGgcaacaaaagaaaaaaggaaaagaaaaatgtaaatttGAAATGAACAGAAGAAGTAATACTGTCATAAGCATTTGCTAGGTTTATGCTGTTGTCCTTGAGAGATTCTTCTCTTCGAAACAAGCAGGCCTTCTTTGGTCCTTCCGCTTCTTTGAAAGTGACTTCCTtgaatttaagtttaatttttttatttttttttgtgacaATCCTTGAATTACTAATTTAATGCAACCATTGGAGGAGGTACCTCTGTATCTTTCTTTATATACATCATGCAGCTCGCAACTCTCAAGTGATCAAAGGCGGATTTTAGCTGCAACAGACAGTGGTATATAGAGACACTGTAGTGTGTACAGTGGTTATATAAAATTGTTGGCAAGTAACATTATGTAATTAAGTGAATGTTCCTGCTTTTACGCTATTAATTTATCTTGCGTCAGGAGGATAAAAGTAGAAGAAATCTTGTTAAAATAAAGAACACTAGATAAAAACTGATTTACTCATACGGCTTTTCGGTGAAAGTTGGAGTTAAAAGAATTTTCCAGAAAAGTGTTTTGAGAATAGGGAGAAAAAGGCACAGTGGATCAAAGAGAATGTAGAACGGGGGGCAAAAAACATCTTCTTCTACTAATAAAGGCACCCCCACACCTCAAGGTGATACGAAGAATTCCATAAGAATAAAGAGAGATAGGTATGGCCCCCATTTCGCACACATGACTTAAGTGGCCTTAATGCCATGAAGTTTGTCGTTAAAAGGATTCCATTTCATCACCAACACATCATCAATACCCTTATACTTCATATAATTTGAAAGTCTTACCCTACAATGACGACTTTTACAACAAAGATGTTTCTTCAGGATATATATAGAATTCAATATATAGGTTACATGACAGACCCACATCTTGGTTCTTTTGGCCCTTTTGACGAGCCAAGAAACACAAGTTGCCACATACCTTTGGGGTACTTTGTTCATTTTTCTACTAGTTTTCTTTCATCCAGTGGCAATATctaagtttaattttttttttcttttcttcccctACACTTTTGAAAAGGACAAATAATGAAGTGCTGAAGCTTTTACGTATTCTGCTTTGGTCATTCTTCCTATAAAGTCTCCAAGCCATAGGATGATGCTCGTCCTACTTGTCCCTTGTAGGAGGCTAAGAATACAACATTCaagtagaagaagagagaaaagcaTGGCTACCTAGGGCATTTATTTCTGTAATCCAAAAACTATGTGGGGGATGGGCCATCAAAGTATAACACTTGTGATCAAGACCGTGTGACATAAAATAAAGGATTGGTAATAAGAATCATAATTTTGGGCATatcaaaatctttcaaggcatactgaatgaagacaaaa
This genomic stretch from Papaver somniferum cultivar HN1 chromosome 5, ASM357369v1, whole genome shotgun sequence harbors:
- the LOC113277371 gene encoding glutaredoxin-C5-like, with protein sequence MHYQAESWGSYLATPRSNNNMSNGGGGGMDAFERIERLANASAVVIFSVSSCCMCHAIKRLFCGMGVNPTVYELDEDPRTGKDIEKALMSLLGTSSAVPVVFIGGKLIGAMDRVMASHINGTLVPQLKEAGALWL